In one Brassica oleracea var. oleracea cultivar TO1000 chromosome C9, BOL, whole genome shotgun sequence genomic region, the following are encoded:
- the LOC106317100 gene encoding expansin-A18: MDQSLYSKCLVILSVMGMIGTSSAAYAGGPWRRASATFYGDETARETMGGACGYGNLWNSGYGAATSALSTVLFNDGYSCGQCFQIRCVSSPNCYYGSPATVVTATNICPPNWGQNSNNGGWCNPPRAHFDLTKPAFMKIANWKAGIIPVSYRRVACKRTGGIRFKFEGNGYWLLVYVMNVGGAGDIKTMAVKGSRTNWINMSHNWGASYQAFSSLYGQSLSFRLTSYTTRQTIYAWNAAPASWSAGQTYKSNANFS, encoded by the exons ATGGATCAAAGTTTGTACAGCAAGTGCTTGGTTATTTTGTCGGTAATGGGGATGATCGGAACATCATCTGCTGCATATGCTGGGGGCCCGTGGCGCCGTGCCTCAGCCACCTTCTACGGGGATGAAACTGCCCGCGAAACCATGG GTGGGGCTTGTGGCTATGGCAACCTATGGAACAGCGGCTACGGTGCAGCCACGTCGGCATTAAGTACCGTGCTGTTCAACGATGGTTACTCGTGCGGTCAGTGTTTCCAAATAAGGTGTGTGTCGTCGCCTAACTGCTACTACGGTTCACCAGCAACCGTGGTGACTGCAACCAACATATGTCCACCGAATTGGGGTCAAAATTCCAACAACGGTGGGTGGTGTAATCCGCCACGTGCCCATTTTGATCTGACTAAACCGGCTTTCATGAAAATCGCAAATTGGAAAGCTGGTATCATCCCCGTCTCATACCGGAG AGTGGCTTGCAAAAGGACTGGAGGAATAAGGTTCAAATTTGAAGGAAATGGATATTGGCTTCTTGTGTACGTGATGAACGTAGGTGGTGCTGGCGATATAAAGACCATGGCCGTTAAAGGTAGCCGCACGAACTGGATCAACATGAGCCACAACTGGGGAGCTTCGTACCAAGCTTTCTCTTCTCTCTATGGCCAATCTCTCTCGTTTAGACTCACCTCCTACACCACTCGTCAGACCATTTACGCTTGGAATGCTGCTCCGGCTAGCTGGAGCGCCGGCCAGACCTACAAGAGCAATGCAAATTTCAGCTGA